In a single window of the Carassius gibelio isolate Cgi1373 ecotype wild population from Czech Republic chromosome A12, carGib1.2-hapl.c, whole genome shotgun sequence genome:
- the LOC128025535 gene encoding tripartite motif-containing protein 16-like protein: MVDVVLTADLPASSSSSEKLQKNPEESNQKSTEEKINGSPETENQTAGEKETKTIEESKIQEDLKESEDPQKPQDEEEVLGPNDVTCDSCIDRPCRATKSCLTCLVSYCEAHLRPHLENVKFQSHRLVEPLRDIERRTCETHRCALELFCCADACCVCQECVTEDHRGHSAVPITEARKKIERELQDKQTDMMKTVTAAENAINKLQLNTVSIEASVKEVRGVIEEQFNILLAAVEQAKKEVSEILEVEERQALHQAEGIRVHLEQRCTELKKTQSQVEKITKNKNDIDFLQEYSQWKKEAVDVSLPGVYIGLMDRLPSFSRVITQSTKEMCNNLLSSYTNKLKDTCKNNNVGIKTTVYAVIAARHNMSLPNPKTRDDFLKYLTPLSFDADTAHQYLRLTEERKKVTNTTPWQHSYPELPERFQHFKQVMTVESFYLGRHYFEVDMRGEGTHVGLTYKSIDRKGSETNSCITGNSFSWCVQWNGRSFSAWHSDVETPLSVPKATRIGVYVDYSGGVLAFYDVENSMTLIHKYQAEFLEPLYPAFWLPKKESVVLLDPGAASSLTNTSPVSSPK; this comes from the exons ATGGTCGACGTGGTGCTGACAGCAGATCTGCCAGCTAGCAGCTCGAGTTCAGAAAAACTCCAGAAGAACCCAGAGGAGAGCAATCAGAAGTCCACAGAGGAGAAGATCAACGGATCTCCAGAGACAGAAAACCAAACAGCAGGAGAGAAAGAGACCAAGACCATTGAAGAAAGCAAGATTCAGGAGGACCTGAAGGAGTCAGAGGACCCTCAGAAGCCTCAGGATGAAGAGGAGGTTTTGGGGCCGAACGATGTCACCTGTGACTCCTGCATCGACCGGCCGTGCCGCGCCACGAAGTCGTGCTTGACCTGCCTGGTGTCGTACTGCGAGGCTCACCTGAGGCCACACCTGGAGAACGTCAAGTTCCAGAGCCACAGGCTGGTGGAGCCGCTGCGGGACATCGAGAGACGCACCTGTGAGACGCACCGCTGCGCGCTGGAGCTGTTCTGCTGCGCCGACGCGTGCTGCGTGTGTCAGGAGTGCGTGACGGAGGACCACCGCGGACACAGTGCCGTGCCCATCACCGAGGCGCGCAAGAAGATAGAG agAGAGCTTcaggacaaacagacagacatgaTGAAGACGGTCACAGCGGCAGAAAACGCCATTAACAAGTTACAGCTCAACACGGTGTCTATAGAG gcGTCTGTGAAGGAGGTGCGTGGAGTGATCGAGGAGCAGTTTAACATACTGCTGGCGGCCGTGGAGCAGGCCAAGAAGGAAGTGAGCGAGATCTTAGAGGTGGAGGAGCGACAGGCGCTGCACCAGGCCGAAGGAATCCGGGTCCATCTGGAGCAACGCTGCACCGAACTCAAGAAAACACAGAGTCAGGTCGAGAAAATCACCAAGAACAAAAATGACATCGACTTCCTGCAG GAGTATTCACAGTGGAAAAAGGAAGCTGTTGATGTGTCTTTACCTGGTGTTTATATCGGTCTCATGGATCGTCTGCCGTCGTTCAGTCGTGTTATCACTCAGTCCACAAAAGAGATGTGCAACAACCTGCTGAGCTCATACACCAACAAACTTAAAGACACCTGTAAAAACA ATAACGTAGGCATAAAGACGACAGTTTATGCCGTTATTGCTGCAAGACACAACATGTCACTTCCGAACCCGAAGACCAGAGACGACTTCCTTAAAT ACCTCACACCTCTGAGCTTTGATGCAGATACGGCTCATCAATATCTGCGTCTGACAGAAGAACGGAAGAAGGTGACAAACACCACGCCGTGGCAGCACAGCTATCCCGAGCTCCCCGAGCGCTTCCAGCACTTCAAGCAGGTGATGACGGTCGAGAGCTTCTACCTGGGACGCCACTATTTCGAGGTGGACATGAGAGGAGAAGGCACTCACGTCGGCCTGACATACAAGAGCATCGACCGCAAGGGATCCGAGACCAACAGCTGCATCACGGGAAACAGCTTCTCCTGGTGTGTGCAGTGGAACGGACGCAGCTTCTCCGCGTGGCACAGCGATGTAGAGACGCCGCTCAGTGTCCCCAAAGCCACACGGATCGGGGTCTATGTGGATTATTCCGGCGGCGTGCTGGCTTTCTACGACGTGGAGAACAGCATGACGCTCATCCACAAGTACCAGGCTGAGTTTCTGGAGCCGCTTTACCCAGCGTTCTGGCTTCCCAAGAAGGAAAGCGTCGTGCTTTTGGATCCAGGAGCAGCGTCGTCCCTCACAAACACGTCTCCTGTTTCCTCTCCCAAATAA